In bacterium, the following are encoded in one genomic region:
- a CDS encoding NAD(P) transhydrogenase subunit alpha, with the protein MNALLIMLCVFIVSIIIGYLLISRVPPLLHTPLMSMTNAISAVTILGALLIFAVTTHATEKLLGAVAIALAAFNVVGGFVITERMLKLFKNK; encoded by the coding sequence ATGAATGCTCTACTCATCATGTTGTGTGTCTTTATCGTTTCAATCATCATCGGCTATCTTTTAATCTCACGCGTGCCGCCTCTGCTGCACACGCCACTCATGTCCATGACCAACGCCATCTCGGCGGTGACCATCCTCGGCGCCCTGCTTATCTTTGCGGTTACCACCCATGCCACGGAAAAGCTGTTAGGCGCTGTGGCGATCGCCCTGGCTGCGTTTAACGTGGTCGGCGGCTTTGTGATCACGGAACGGATGCTCAAGCTGTTCAAGAACAAATAG
- a CDS encoding NAD(P) transhydrogenase subunit alpha, which translates to MIIAIPKEIMPEEKRVAAIPETVAKLVQLNYQVAVESKAGEGIFIKDEEYRNAGAEIVDNVEALYAKADIVLKVKEPKFNDQVGKHEIEMMRDRCILITFLHPAAPSNHKNITMIKDKGITSFTMDGIPRTSRAQKMDALTSMSTVTGYKSVLLAANHLAKFIPMIGTGIGVVKPAKALIVGTGVVGLQAIATAKRLGGMVAAVDIRPKAREEAASLGAKVEGFEVPEELATGKWGYAKALPTEWLNKEREALLPLLQEADIVILSGLVPGEVAPILVSEEMVAKMKPGSVIVDVAIDQGGNCAITDAGKVVTKHGVVINGLQNIPGRMAVHSTWLYANNMYYYVENLFKKGVGVIDYDDEIVQNSLVTRDNKIVHEGTLKAIAAAH; encoded by the coding sequence ATGATTATCGCCATTCCCAAGGAAATCATGCCGGAGGAAAAAAGAGTTGCGGCCATCCCAGAGACCGTCGCCAAACTGGTCCAATTGAACTATCAGGTCGCCGTAGAGTCCAAGGCCGGGGAAGGAATTTTTATTAAAGATGAAGAGTATAGAAACGCCGGTGCGGAGATTGTGGATAACGTCGAAGCGCTGTACGCCAAAGCGGATATTGTCCTGAAAGTCAAGGAACCCAAATTTAACGATCAGGTGGGCAAGCACGAAATCGAGATGATGCGAGACCGATGCATCCTGATCACCTTCCTCCATCCCGCCGCTCCTTCCAATCATAAAAACATCACCATGATTAAAGACAAGGGCATCACCTCTTTCACCATGGACGGCATTCCGCGCACTTCGCGGGCGCAAAAAATGGACGCCCTGACCTCCATGAGTACCGTAACCGGATACAAATCGGTTCTTCTCGCCGCCAACCACCTCGCCAAGTTCATCCCAATGATCGGCACCGGCATCGGCGTGGTCAAGCCAGCCAAGGCGTTGATCGTCGGCACCGGCGTTGTAGGCCTTCAAGCCATCGCCACTGCCAAGCGGCTTGGCGGCATGGTCGCCGCCGTCGACATCCGGCCAAAAGCGAGAGAGGAGGCCGCCAGTTTAGGCGCCAAAGTCGAAGGATTTGAGGTGCCGGAGGAGCTGGCTACCGGGAAATGGGGCTACGCCAAGGCCTTGCCCACCGAGTGGTTGAATAAAGAGCGGGAAGCCCTGCTGCCGCTGCTGCAGGAGGCGGACATCGTCATACTCAGCGGCCTGGTGCCCGGAGAGGTGGCGCCGATTCTGGTCAGCGAAGAGATGGTCGCCAAAATGAAACCCGGCTCTGTCATCGTCGACGTGGCCATTGACCAGGGCGGCAATTGCGCCATCACCGACGCCGGTAAGGTGGTGACCAAACACGGCGTCGTGATCAATGGTCTGCAGAACATCCCCGGCCGCATGGCCGTGCATTCCACCTGGTTGTACGCCAACAACATGTACTATTATGTCGAGAACCTGTTCAAAAAAGGAGTGGGCGTCATCGATTATGACGATGAGATCGTCCAGAACTCCTTGGTCACTCGCGACAACAAGATCGTCCATGAAGGCACGCTCAAAGCGATTGCTGCAGCTCATTAA
- a CDS encoding long-chain fatty acid--CoA ligase has translation MIVNVEKMTIHHLMQRSFSLYHSLPCLAFFDEKAITYAELQKEMNALSTKLASLGVEPGDRIGLLGDNCPNWAIAYLAITTMAAVAVPILPGFPENDIRHIIRHAGCKAIFIGEKYRHKLEELASVPLVVLSLENLNAEKSHSSFYTKLLQKKSAKASAADLPRPREQDLAAIIYTSGTTGNSKGVMLSQRNIVFDIIHSIERFPISSADRFLSILPLSHAFETTGGMLCPLTVGVSIYYLKGVPTPQKLLSATEIVKPTGILTVPLVVDKIYRKRILPKMQGRLISRLYSKPFFRKRLHKIAGRKLIKSLGGSLRFFMFGGASLNLDVETFLQDAEISYSSGYGMTETSPIMTINPFGAVKVGSCGKPIPGIELAIHQPNPETGIGEIIVRGDIVMQGYYKNSEATAASFLPDGWLRTGDLGYFDSEGYLFIKGRSKNVIIGPSGENIYPEIIEQVLQQSPFIMECVVYSHRGRLLAKAYLDSDVLDQEMSKRGLDSSQSAAFIAQVLEECRKTANRELPVFSHVQQILEHPEPFEKTPTNKVKRYLYIPEEN, from the coding sequence ATGATTGTCAACGTTGAAAAAATGACTATTCATCATCTGATGCAGCGCAGTTTTTCCCTGTACCATTCTCTGCCGTGTTTGGCCTTTTTCGATGAAAAGGCCATCACCTATGCCGAGCTGCAAAAAGAGATGAACGCCCTCTCCACCAAGCTGGCATCGCTGGGCGTGGAACCAGGCGATCGCATCGGCCTGCTGGGCGACAACTGTCCCAACTGGGCCATCGCTTATCTCGCGATCACCACCATGGCGGCGGTGGCGGTGCCGATCCTGCCCGGCTTTCCGGAGAACGATATCCGTCACATCATCCGCCACGCCGGCTGCAAGGCTATCTTTATCGGCGAGAAATATCGCCATAAATTGGAAGAGTTGGCCTCCGTGCCGCTGGTGGTTCTCTCGCTGGAAAACTTGAACGCTGAAAAAAGCCACAGCTCATTTTACACCAAGCTCCTGCAGAAAAAAAGCGCCAAAGCGTCGGCCGCCGATCTGCCAAGACCCCGGGAGCAGGACCTTGCGGCCATTATCTATACCTCCGGCACCACCGGCAACTCCAAAGGGGTCATGCTGTCGCAGCGCAACATCGTCTTTGACATCATCCACAGCATCGAGCGGTTTCCCATCAGCAGCGCGGACCGCTTCTTATCCATTCTGCCGCTTTCGCACGCCTTTGAGACCACCGGCGGCATGCTCTGTCCGTTGACCGTCGGCGTTTCCATCTATTATCTAAAGGGCGTGCCCACGCCGCAAAAGCTGCTCAGCGCCACTGAGATTGTCAAACCCACCGGCATCCTCACCGTTCCCCTGGTGGTGGACAAAATCTATCGCAAGCGCATCCTGCCCAAGATGCAGGGCCGGCTGATAAGCCGACTGTACAGCAAGCCCTTTTTCCGCAAACGGTTGCACAAAATAGCCGGGAGAAAACTGATCAAATCTCTGGGCGGATCGCTGCGTTTTTTCATGTTCGGCGGCGCTTCACTCAACCTCGACGTCGAGACGTTTCTGCAGGATGCGGAAATCAGCTACTCGTCCGGCTATGGCATGACCGAAACCTCGCCCATCATGACCATCAATCCCTTTGGCGCGGTTAAGGTCGGTTCGTGCGGCAAACCCATCCCGGGCATCGAACTGGCCATCCATCAACCCAATCCGGAAACCGGCATCGGTGAGATCATTGTGCGCGGAGATATCGTGATGCAGGGTTACTATAAAAATTCGGAAGCTACGGCCGCATCGTTCCTGCCCGACGGCTGGTTGAGGACCGGCGATCTGGGATATTTTGATTCAGAGGGCTATCTGTTCATCAAGGGCCGGTCTAAAAACGTCATCATCGGTCCTTCGGGCGAAAACATCTATCCGGAGATCATCGAACAGGTTCTTCAACAGTCCCCGTTCATCATGGAGTGCGTGGTCTACAGCCACCGCGGCCGGCTGCTGGCCAAGGCCTACTTGGATTCCGATGTTCTGGATCAAGAGATGAGTAAACGCGGTCTGGACAGCAGCCAATCCGCCGCTTTTATCGCCCAGGTGTTGGAAGAGTGCCGCAAAACGGCCAATCGCGAATTGCCGGTGTTCTCGCATGTTCAGCAGATCTTGGAGCATCCGGAACCCTTTGAAAAAACTCCGACCAACAAGGTTAAACGCTATTTGTACATACCGGAGGAGAACTAG
- a CDS encoding superoxide dismutase, which yields MTTRRHFIKSVPLAVGAAVAVENSFAQTSRTVDASKNEKGEYVLPPLSYAYNALEPHIDEQTMRLHHDKHHLAYVNGLNSALASLAQARTTNDYGLIQHYSNQIAFHGAGHILHTVFWTNMRPQGGGDPGSALATALIKDFGSVAGFKAQFAATANKVEGSGWAILAYQPLGKQLVILQAEKHQNLTQWGAIPLLVLDVWEHAYYLKYQNRRADYVTAFFNVINWRDVEERYQQAIRL from the coding sequence ATGACAACCCGTCGTCATTTTATAAAATCAGTTCCTTTGGCCGTGGGCGCCGCCGTTGCGGTGGAAAATTCATTTGCCCAGACCAGCCGAACGGTCGATGCCAGCAAAAATGAAAAAGGCGAGTATGTATTGCCGCCGCTTTCCTATGCCTATAACGCCCTGGAACCGCATATCGATGAGCAGACCATGCGTCTGCATCACGATAAACACCACCTGGCCTATGTCAACGGTTTGAACAGCGCCCTGGCTAGTCTGGCCCAGGCGCGTACGACCAACGACTATGGGCTCATTCAGCACTATTCCAATCAGATCGCCTTTCACGGCGCCGGTCACATTCTGCATACGGTTTTCTGGACCAACATGAGACCGCAGGGCGGAGGCGATCCCGGCAGCGCGCTGGCTACAGCGTTGATCAAGGACTTTGGCAGTGTGGCAGGATTCAAGGCCCAGTTCGCCGCAACGGCCAACAAGGTGGAAGGCAGCGGCTGGGCCATTCTGGCCTATCAGCCTCTGGGCAAACAGCTGGTCATCCTGCAGGCGGAAAAACACCAAAACCTGACTCAATGGGGCGCCATTCCCCTGCTGGTCTTGGACGTCTGGGAGCATGCCTATTATCTTAAATATCAAAACCGGCGTGCAGATTATGTGACCGCCTTTTTCAATGTGATCAATTGGCGCGATGTTGAGGAAAGATACCAGCAGGCGATCCGGCTGTAA
- a CDS encoding KamA family radical SAM protein, translating to MDDWQQMLKNSLTDPEVIAKRFNLNSKDLEKIGTEFKIRVTPYYASLIKEKGDAIYKQVIPDPRELAENSGVSDPLSEDHDSPVPSIVHRYPDRVLFLVSHSCASYCRFCTRKRKVGDSTKINPRYIEDGLEYIRQHKEIRDVIISGGDPLMLSDNKLEHILKALRAIPHLEILRIGSRLPCFLPQRITPRLTEMLKRYHPLWMNVHFNHPDELTPEAQKALALLADAGIPLGCQTVLLKGVNDDPVIMKRLMQKLIANRVRPYYIYQADYVTGTEYLRTRVEKGIEIMQSLRGWTSGLAVPYFCIDAPGGGGKIPILPEYVQQIDDEKVVMRNFEGQVFVYPQVQEGNGKRKPVGRVRRRQKQAPLEPAFADIIEVG from the coding sequence ATGGATGATTGGCAACAGATGCTGAAGAACAGTTTGACCGACCCTGAAGTCATTGCCAAACGTTTCAATTTAAACAGCAAAGATCTTGAAAAAATCGGTACAGAATTTAAAATCCGCGTTACTCCTTATTATGCAAGCCTGATCAAAGAGAAAGGCGATGCGATCTATAAACAGGTGATCCCGGATCCGCGTGAACTGGCTGAAAACAGCGGTGTTTCAGATCCGCTTTCGGAGGATCACGACTCCCCGGTGCCCAGCATCGTCCACCGCTACCCCGATCGAGTGTTGTTCCTGGTGTCGCACTCGTGTGCTTCCTATTGCCGTTTTTGCACACGCAAACGCAAAGTGGGCGACTCGACCAAAATCAATCCCCGCTACATTGAGGATGGTCTGGAGTACATCCGTCAGCATAAAGAGATCCGCGATGTGATCATCTCCGGCGGCGATCCGCTGATGCTCAGCGACAACAAGCTGGAGCACATCCTCAAGGCGCTGCGCGCCATCCCGCATCTGGAGATTCTGCGCATCGGCAGCCGCCTGCCCTGTTTTCTGCCCCAGCGCATCACCCCCAGACTCACGGAGATGCTGAAGCGCTACCACCCGCTGTGGATGAACGTGCACTTTAACCACCCGGATGAGCTGACACCTGAAGCGCAAAAGGCTCTGGCTCTGCTGGCCGACGCCGGCATTCCTCTGGGCTGCCAGACTGTGCTGCTCAAAGGCGTCAACGACGACCCGGTGATCATGAAGCGGCTGATGCAAAAGCTCATAGCCAACCGCGTGCGGCCCTACTACATCTATCAGGCGGATTACGTCACCGGCACCGAGTATCTGCGCACACGCGTAGAGAAAGGCATCGAAATCATGCAGAGCCTGCGCGGCTGGACCTCCGGCCTGGCGGTGCCCTATTTTTGCATCGATGCCCCTGGCGGCGGCGGCAAAATCCCCATCCTGCCGGAATACGTGCAGCAGATCGACGATGAAAAAGTCGTGATGCGCAATTTCGAAGGACAGGTTTTTGTCTATCCGCAGGTGCAAGAAGGCAACGGAAAACGCAAACCGGTCGGCCGCGTTCGCCGCCGACAAAAACAGGCGCCGTTGGAACCGGCCTTTGCGGACATCATTGAAGTGGGTTGA
- a CDS encoding GNAT family N-acetyltransferase yields the protein MSAIRPMLAADKPQVMTLLRQTPCTEEEIAVAEEQMDIYLNDDRRTDYRLIVIDHEQTVAGYLCYGPTPLTRGTYDLYGIAVSPDFQGHGLGKRLLGWLENKVQEEHGRLVRIETSSQEKYKAIRAFYLKARYQECARLVDFYQPGDDRIFYVKYLEQNGSMKPNG from the coding sequence ATGAGCGCCATACGTCCCATGCTCGCGGCCGACAAGCCGCAGGTGATGACCCTGCTTCGGCAGACCCCCTGCACCGAAGAAGAAATAGCCGTCGCTGAAGAGCAGATGGACATCTACTTGAACGACGACCGGCGAACCGATTACCGGCTGATCGTCATTGACCACGAACAGACCGTGGCGGGGTATCTGTGCTACGGCCCGACTCCGCTGACCCGTGGCACATATGATCTGTATGGGATCGCCGTTTCTCCGGACTTTCAGGGCCATGGATTGGGGAAACGGCTGTTAGGCTGGTTGGAAAACAAAGTACAGGAGGAGCATGGGCGGTTAGTGAGGATCGAAACATCTTCTCAGGAGAAATACAAAGCCATCAGAGCGTTTTATCTTAAAGCACGGTATCAGGAGTGTGCGCGCCTCGTTGATTTCTATCAACCCGGCGATGATCGCATCTTCTACGTAAAATATCTTGAACAAAATGGGAGCATGAAACCCAATGGATGA
- a CDS encoding ATP-grasp domain-containing protein: protein MNPEEINVGIAYNEYVSSETKKIEKLSEETVKDMAMDVYHQISEFGYRPKLVPLVNDLYEFMHKITDQKLDVVINLCEGYKDRPFMEFCVASLFELMAVRYTGNPARTLGLCQNKYQTKLMLHGAGLPVAKGQLVASPDDITFHQFPAIVKPNNEDASLGIYPHSVVRTPEELEIQVRQVLTTYNQPALVEQYIAGREFNVAVMDIEAPKALPVSEIDFSKVPKGYPHICSYEAKWFEGHVLFDTTVPICPAKLSAAKQKQLQTLATKAFRLMGCRDYARVDFRMNKQGRPYILEVNPNPDVSLNAGYARGLRAAQIEYSDFWDRIIRKTYQRNR from the coding sequence ATGAATCCTGAAGAGATCAACGTCGGCATCGCGTATAATGAATACGTGTCGTCGGAAACGAAAAAGATCGAAAAGCTCTCTGAAGAGACGGTGAAAGACATGGCCATGGATGTCTATCATCAGATCAGCGAATTTGGCTATCGGCCGAAACTTGTGCCTTTGGTGAATGATTTATATGAGTTTATGCATAAAATAACCGACCAGAAACTAGACGTAGTGATCAACCTTTGCGAGGGATATAAAGACCGTCCGTTCATGGAATTCTGTGTGGCCAGCCTGTTTGAATTAATGGCGGTCCGCTACACCGGCAATCCAGCGCGCACTTTGGGGTTGTGTCAGAACAAATACCAGACCAAACTGATGCTGCACGGCGCCGGCCTGCCGGTGGCCAAAGGGCAGCTGGTCGCCTCGCCGGACGATATTACCTTTCATCAGTTCCCGGCCATTGTCAAACCCAACAACGAAGACGCCAGCCTGGGCATCTACCCGCACTCGGTGGTCCGCACGCCGGAGGAGTTGGAAATTCAGGTCCGGCAGGTGCTGACCACTTACAATCAACCGGCGCTGGTGGAGCAATACATCGCCGGCCGCGAATTCAACGTCGCCGTTATGGATATAGAGGCGCCTAAGGCCTTGCCGGTGTCAGAGATCGATTTCTCCAAGGTGCCGAAGGGCTATCCGCACATCTGCAGCTATGAGGCCAAATGGTTCGAGGGCCATGTGCTGTTCGACACCACGGTGCCGATCTGCCCGGCCAAGCTCAGCGCAGCAAAGCAGAAACAGCTGCAGACCCTGGCGACTAAAGCTTTTCGGCTGATGGGCTGCCGAGATTACGCGCGTGTCGATTTCCGTATGAATAAGCAAGGACGGCCGTACATTCTGGAAGTGAACCCGAATCCGGACGTAAGCCTGAACGCAGGCTATGCCCGAGGCTTGCGCGCGGCGCAGATCGAATACAGCGACTTTTGGGACCGCATCATTCGTAAAACCTATCAACGGAATCGATGA
- a CDS encoding D-alanine--D-alanine ligase: MEGDDEEPPPDLLAECDSDETILAVHNALAERYEVISIESDEYAYERLRNAKPHLVFNIAERVFGPNRESHIPSLCEILNIPYTGSDPLTLSLCLDKSRAKEILSYHGIANARFWTIETVDDLPADVTLPAIVKPMYEGSSKGIKNNSVVHQPEVLRERVAEVTTLYQQPVIVEEFLTGREFTVGTLGNLPDLEVLPIVEIDHSRLPDGASPIYSYEAKWIWDVPEKPLEIFRCPAELSESLQQEIQDLVVRVCKVMRLRDWSRIDVRLDSAGRPHILEINPLPGILPNPEDNSCLPKAARTAGYSYARMIHRVVDAAKVRLGLV, encoded by the coding sequence ATGGAGGGGGACGATGAAGAACCCCCGCCGGACTTGTTGGCGGAATGTGATTCGGACGAAACCATTCTGGCCGTACACAACGCCCTGGCTGAGCGATATGAAGTCATTTCGATCGAGTCGGATGAGTATGCCTATGAACGCCTGCGAAACGCCAAACCCCATCTCGTCTTCAATATAGCCGAACGCGTATTCGGCCCCAATCGTGAATCGCATATTCCTTCCCTGTGTGAAATTTTAAATATTCCGTATACGGGCTCTGATCCGTTGACGCTGTCCTTGTGTCTGGACAAATCACGCGCCAAAGAAATTTTATCCTATCATGGCATCGCCAACGCACGCTTCTGGACCATTGAAACGGTCGACGATCTGCCCGCCGATGTGACGTTGCCGGCGATTGTCAAGCCGATGTATGAAGGTTCCAGCAAAGGCATCAAGAATAACTCTGTGGTCCATCAGCCTGAGGTCTTGCGCGAACGCGTCGCTGAGGTGACGACGCTGTATCAGCAGCCGGTCATCGTGGAAGAGTTTTTGACCGGTCGCGAATTCACCGTCGGCACTCTGGGCAACCTGCCGGATCTGGAGGTGCTGCCCATCGTCGAAATCGATCACAGCCGACTGCCTGACGGAGCATCGCCCATCTATTCCTACGAAGCCAAATGGATTTGGGATGTTCCGGAAAAACCCTTGGAAATTTTTCGTTGCCCGGCCGAGCTGTCGGAAAGCCTGCAACAGGAAATTCAAGATCTCGTCGTACGCGTTTGCAAGGTGATGCGGCTGCGGGATTGGAGCCGCATCGATGTCCGTCTGGACAGCGCCGGCCGGCCGCATATTCTCGAGATCAATCCGCTGCCGGGCATCTTGCCGAATCCGGAGGATAATTCCTGTTTGCCCAAGGCCGCGCGCACAGCCGGCTACTCTTATGCGCGCATGATCCATCGCGTCGTCGATGCGGCCAAAGTACGTCTGGGATTAGTCTGA
- a CDS encoding osmotically inducible protein OsmC, which yields MDVKITFPGGLQVNAEYGSFTIVTNQDGTAPAPFTLFLASIGTCAGIYALSFCKQRGLNSEGLEILQRTTADPLTHMITEVALEIKLPEGFPEKYRSAIVRAADQCAVKRHLLQPPKFSITTR from the coding sequence ATGGACGTTAAAATCACTTTTCCCGGCGGGCTGCAGGTGAACGCCGAATACGGATCGTTCACCATCGTTACCAATCAAGACGGCACTGCGCCGGCGCCGTTTACGTTGTTTCTCGCTTCGATCGGCACCTGTGCCGGCATCTATGCGCTGAGTTTCTGCAAACAGCGCGGGCTGAACAGTGAAGGCTTGGAGATCCTCCAACGGACCACAGCGGATCCGCTGACGCACATGATCACCGAGGTCGCGCTCGAAATCAAACTGCCCGAAGGGTTTCCGGAAAAATACCGCTCCGCAATTGTGCGCGCGGCGGATCAATGCGCGGTGAAAAGACATCTGCTGCAGCCGCCGAAATTTTCCATCACCACGCGCTGA
- the pgsA gene encoding CDP-diacylglycerol--glycerol-3-phosphate 3-phosphatidyltransferase yields the protein MRLKELNPPNTLTLVRILISPVFLFCFAVHTLGAYILCFLLAVIIELSDYFDGIIARKSNQITDFGKLMDPFADSIARFTIFLCFLSAGLAPLWMIAVFFYRDVLVSVVRVFSMRQGIVVAARKSGKTKAWVQAVSTFLVLLLLILQRANLLPLSLSYDAAFKRMTMVVIGVAMLVTLWSAIDYWHHNRQAIYSAMRNK from the coding sequence TTGCGTTTGAAAGAGCTGAATCCCCCCAACACGCTGACGCTGGTTCGCATCCTGATTTCGCCGGTATTTCTATTCTGTTTCGCCGTGCATACACTGGGCGCCTATATTCTCTGTTTTTTACTCGCCGTCATCATCGAGCTCAGCGATTATTTCGACGGCATTATCGCACGCAAGAGCAATCAGATTACTGATTTCGGCAAATTAATGGATCCGTTCGCCGACAGCATCGCCCGGTTTACCATTTTTCTCTGTTTTCTGAGTGCGGGGTTGGCGCCGTTGTGGATGATCGCTGTTTTTTTCTATCGCGATGTTCTGGTTTCCGTGGTGCGGGTTTTTTCCATGCGCCAAGGCATTGTGGTGGCTGCCCGAAAAAGCGGCAAGACTAAAGCCTGGGTGCAGGCGGTAAGCACCTTTTTGGTTCTTCTTCTCCTGATCCTGCAGCGTGCAAACCTGCTGCCGCTCTCGCTGTCGTACGATGCAGCTTTTAAGCGGATGACGATGGTGGTTATCGGAGTGGCCATGCTGGTGACGCTCTGGTCTGCGATCGATTACTGGCATCATAACCGTCAGGCTATCTACTCGGCTATGCGGAACAAATAA